One genomic segment of Pandoraea thiooxydans includes these proteins:
- a CDS encoding porin yields the protein MAAEALFGEANRVGETDKRWLGVSIKNVINYKDNEMEKTIVGIGAFVCASICASACHAQSSVTLYGLVDTGLGYVTNAGGAHQYAMTNGAHSGSRWGVRGREDLGGRTSAIFILESGFNSANGALGQNGLAFGRQAFVGIKRPEGYAALGRQYSSTFELFFPFLPIANGSAGSGFGVHPGDVDNLDSSNRIANALKIATADYHGLRVDALYSFGGQPGSIARNQIWNVAMRYMRGPLGLAAGYQSTDRPNYSFWGNKANDSATGSNIAPPILRGYATAGKQDTFAMAASWKFRKARLSLIYSNTRFEHLGTVAVSGLAPALAANRGVASINVYEANVGYYITPLLLVGAEYSYTRNGGTNGREGAGYNQVNLGVDYFLSKRTDLYSFVSHQLASGVDSTGNRAVASILGTKASTSNQQTLAVLGIRHKF from the coding sequence GTGGCGGCTGAAGCGCTGTTCGGAGAGGCAAACAGAGTTGGCGAAACGGATAAGAGGTGGCTTGGTGTTTCCATAAAAAATGTAATCAACTATAAGGATAACGAGATGGAGAAGACAATCGTTGGTATCGGTGCGTTCGTGTGCGCATCGATTTGTGCATCGGCCTGTCATGCGCAATCGTCGGTCACGCTTTACGGCCTCGTCGATACCGGTCTGGGCTATGTGACTAACGCGGGTGGCGCGCATCAATACGCGATGACGAACGGCGCGCACTCGGGAAGCCGTTGGGGCGTCAGAGGGCGAGAAGACCTGGGCGGCCGCACCTCGGCGATTTTCATACTCGAATCGGGCTTCAACAGCGCGAACGGCGCTCTTGGGCAAAACGGCCTGGCGTTTGGCCGCCAGGCGTTCGTCGGCATCAAGCGTCCGGAAGGTTATGCGGCGCTCGGCCGGCAATACTCGTCGACATTCGAATTGTTCTTCCCGTTTCTACCCATTGCCAACGGCTCGGCGGGGTCAGGATTCGGCGTCCATCCGGGCGATGTCGACAACCTGGACTCCTCCAATCGCATTGCCAACGCGCTGAAGATCGCGACCGCCGATTATCATGGGTTGCGGGTCGACGCGCTTTACAGCTTTGGCGGTCAGCCTGGATCGATCGCCCGCAATCAGATCTGGAACGTCGCGATGCGCTATATGCGAGGTCCGCTTGGGCTCGCGGCTGGGTATCAATCGACCGACAGGCCGAACTATTCGTTCTGGGGTAATAAGGCGAACGATAGCGCGACTGGCAGCAATATCGCCCCTCCGATTCTTCGCGGCTACGCTACGGCGGGCAAGCAGGACACCTTCGCGATGGCAGCTTCGTGGAAATTCCGCAAGGCGCGCCTCAGCCTGATCTACAGCAATACGCGATTTGAACATCTCGGCACGGTCGCCGTCAGCGGACTCGCGCCAGCCTTGGCGGCAAACCGGGGTGTGGCGAGCATCAACGTGTATGAGGCGAATGTCGGCTATTACATCACGCCGCTACTCCTGGTGGGCGCCGAGTATTCATATACACGCAACGGTGGAACCAATGGCCGCGAGGGCGCGGGTTACAACCAGGTCAATCTCGGCGTCGACTATTTCCTTTCCAAGCGTACGGATCTCTACAGCTTCGTCTCGCACCAGCTCGCTTCTGGCGTTGATTCCACCGGTAATCGTGCCGTGGCCAGCATTCTGGGCACAAAAGCTTCGACGAGCAATCAGCAGACGCTCGCCGTGTTAGGCATCCGGCACAAGTTCTAG